The DNA window AAAATTGCATTGATAGCAACCTCATTTTCTACGTTATCGAGAGACACTTCACGTAATGCGTAATTTTCTTTCATGGCCAGCTTTTCAAATGCCTGAGAATACAAAATTATTTGAATAACATTAATGAGTAAATTCCAAAGCTCGGAAATATGAGCGGAAGTGGCCTGACATGGGATATTGACAGTAGCTTAGAATTTGGCagaaaaatttataaaaaaaaatcaattatgGAGTCCAGGCAAAATAAATGACAAAATAAGCTCCGCATACGTTTAGACCTTTGCGAAATTCCCAGCAATTTTATTGATCTGAGATAACAAATTTACCCTCTTGATAACTTTGCCTTGTTCTGGCAGGTGGTGGGTGGGCAAAGTGTTTGGGTGGTGAATGATGTCAGTCGATGTCAGAGTTCATTCGGCGAGTTATTAAAACCAAGCGAAGCTTACATGAATGAGCCGAAAACAGAAACCTAtgtttaaattacatttatcCCCAAAGTTTTTAAACTCCGTTTAAACTTGAGAACATTTATTGTATAGAAAGGCAATTGCAATgcttttgatttaaaaaaatctTCCACATGATAATTGAgacatttcttttatttttaaattaaacttgTCTTCTATTTTCTGCACATTGACACAATCGAGAAACTCTTATACTGACAGCCTCCCGAAACTATGCAACGTTTTTCGATCGAATGTATCAAACGAATTATTAAGTAGCCGCAATGTAGGacagaaaatatttaagaaactTAAGTAATTAAGGCCTCAAAATTTCACTTGCAGGTTGGCTGCCAGTAGTCGATTTTGAAGAGCCCGGATTTTCGCCCAGAATGCTTAACAAAGTTTTGGCTTAAGAGCTTGCTCTTCTCCCATTGACGCGCTTGAATGGAGCTCCACAATAGCCATCGGTTGCCTGGTGGCAGCGATAAGATGTACTACATAGCCCCCCAGCAGCCGCTGCTGCGGAACGAGAATGATGACTACCAGGAGGGGTCCCTCGTCCTGCCGGATCCCGCATCACTACTTCACAATACCACCGCACTGCCAGCGGGCGATGAAGGGTTCAGCAATGGATATGGATCCACCACGACGCTCAGTGGCCTCCAGTTGGAGACCTATAATATCACTGTGCTGATGAACTTTAGCTGTGACGACTATGACCTTCTATCGGAGGACCTGTGGTCCAGTGACTACTTTAAGGGCATCGTCTACATGCTCTACATTCCCATCTTTATCTTCGCCCTGATCGGCAACGGAACAGTCTGCTATATCGTCATTTCCACACCTCGCATGCGCACGGTCACCAATTACTTTATAGCCAGCTTGGCCATCGGCGACGTCCTGATGTCCTTCTTCTGCGTTCCGTCGTCCTTCATCTCGCTGTTCATCCTGAACTACTGGCCGTTTGGCCTGGCGCTCTGCCACTTTGTGAACTACTCGCAGGCGGTCTCAGTTCTGGTCAGCGCCTATACTTTGGTGGCCATCAGCATAGACCGCTACATAGCCATCATGTGGCCACTAAAGCCACGCATCACAAAACGGTAAgtataagtaaatattttttttaatttttatttctgcatGCATCTGTACCATCTACCATCatttcattttcgaaattaaattacttttccactaaatttatacaatattttctatttgccaTTAATAGTTAAAAGTATAAAATAGTAAAACTATTTAAGTACTTTCTCCAAAAGCGTTTCCTAACAGTTTCCACATTGGCGTGTCTAGATAACGTTAAGTGCCCACCGGGGTATTTACATTTGTGTCCACATTGACCACTTGACCTAAGCCACGATCCCCAGAGAATGTAGGCTTTTAGTAAGGCGGCTCACAGTGTTGATTGGCTTGTATAGTAATCGGAGACCCAAAAAATCCGAGGCATGCGGCTTGTTAACAAGCACTGGCCGGCCGGACTTATTGCAACCGCCAATTTGCTTGGTAACTGAATACAGCGGTTTTCCCTCGGAAAATCAGCCACTTCGCGGTGTCAATCCACTGACATCCATCTCATCTTCCGCCGAGTTCAAGAGCTGGCGTGGGTATTACACGCTCGGACGACTTTTAATGTCTGTTGCAtgtacacagagaaaaattaGAAGACTTTGAAAAAATAGTTACTCAAATCGAAATATCTTTTACAAAACGTTTTAATTGATTAATATGATATTTGGAGGAttatgtttatttctttttaatcaTAAATTCTATAAGATTTTTCCTGTGTTGTCCAAATGGAAATCTTGCTGACGTCAGTGTTTGCAAGTGCGTGACTCTGTTTCATAGTAGTTGTGGGCCACGAAAGTCATCCTCCGTGGCTTCTGCAAATATTTGTGGGGACATAATGTCAATAAAGCTGATAATTATTCAACATGACCACCATTTATTACCGTACAGCACTCCTTGAGCCAAAACAAACCGAGCTCAGTGCTTAATGCCCGCGTATCACGCTCCATCAACATACTgcatcactcatacgccacgttgaaACGGGAGTAAGTTTAAGTAACATTCAGATGACAAAAAAAGCGTCGTAACAATATGAAGGAAATCAACTCAACTAcccatttaaatatatattatgttcCTTCTGTTTCAGCTATGCCACCTACATCATCGGGGGCGTTTGGTTTATTGCACTTGCCACCGCACTTCCCATACCCATCGTCTCTGGACTCGACATCCCCATGACGCCATGGCACGAGAAATGCGAGAAGTAAGTACCGACCATTTGAAACAGGGTAACAAAATATGATATTATTCGCATGCAGAgaaagaaatttattttaaagaacTCTGTTATGAGAAATTTTAGGCATTGTGTGTTGCAATATTAGGCAGTGAAATtttaggaaaattaatttcggCGAGTGTTTTTCCTTTGTATCATTCATGAAAATTTGTCTGTGCGAAGACGAATATGTCTGGAAGTAGGCCTAAAAGCTGGCCGCACAGTATTTCAACCCAAAGGGCAAAGGGTGCTGACATTCCTAGAGGTCAAGTAGAGAGCATATTTAATGCAATACGCACATTTAGGAGCCTTCCAACACAACCAAATGGAATTGTGGTCTAGTAtaatgaaaatgcaaatagTGAAATCATCTGCATGCCGGGGGCACGTTCTACAAGTCATTTCTGATTGCTAAAAGTTGACTAAAATTAGTTATTATGTTGTATCGCGAGACTTGAGCTAGATGCAGCTAAAACCCATCTCAAAATGAGGAAAATGAGAATATGTTTTGGAGGAGCCACACATCCTGTCATTGTTTGCAGCAGTTAGAAGGGCTTAGAATTAAAATGAAACTGTGCACTCAACCGAGAGTCCATGAGCGTATGTGCGGGTGTCcttttgtgacagctgattcTCGGTGACCACCAGAACTAACCACTTGAAACTAATGCACTGCTCCTCCCTTCTTCCATGTGATGTCCTTTGTGCGCGTGCATCCATCAGATACATTTGCCGCGAGATGTGGCCGTCGCGTACGCAGGAGTACTACTACACCCTGTCCCTGTTCGCGCTGCAGTTCGTCGTGCCGCTGGGCGTGCTCATCTTCACCTACACCCGGATCGCCATCCGTGTCTGGGCGAAACGACCGCCAGGCGAGGCGGAAACCAACCGCGACCAGCGGATGGCACGCTCCAAACGGAAAGTGAGTCCATTTGAAACCCTGAATCTCCACTTCTGAGCCACCGCAAAAACTAATTTGCGCTTAAAATTGACCCTTCCATTAGTCAAATCCCCGTGAGAGTGGCCATGGCTAAGGGTTTTTGTGCGAAAATATATGGTGACTTCAAAAGAATCGAAAGTAAAAGCAAGGAACTTAGGATATGTAGTACACTTGCATCATTTCAGTGTAACTTATGTTGTAAAtacacttatttattatttatcttATTAAGCCTAAGCATACACAATCAATTTGCTTAATGGAAATAATTGTTGAATGCAGAATAATTTGTAATCAACGTGTTATGTACGATTTCATGATGTTTGATCTTAGCAGGTCAAAATGCACAAGCAAATTTACGAAGCATTTGAAAATAGTTTGCAAATAATGTTGTTCAATGAGCACTTTAATGGGTCCCCCGAAGcttatttaattgttattattagtAAATATTCCCCAATCAGTGtgcttatatatatttaagcaaaTACCAGTAATCGCCATGGCCAAAACTCCTCTTGCATAATTTAAACCATCTCCTGTTTGGGTTGTGTTGACTCTAAAGTTTAACCCCAATCGCAGCACCTTGCCGCTGCCTCGATCTGCAGTCAATGACAAGCCCCCACTTGCTGGCTGCTCCAAGTGAACTCAAACTTAAGTCGAAGCCCAGGCTCAAACTGAGCCATCAGCAGGATGCAGTTTGTGGAAACGACAGCCACGATGACGACAGCTGTCGAAGCAGCAATCTTCAAAttgattttgcattttttccccttttttttcgcTCCGAACAGCCAAAGAAAAATCTGGGGTCAATGGGGAGCAAGCGTGGCAAGGCTGGCTTCCTGCTCCTCACTGTTGATTTCATACCCTAGCAGGGGGTAATCGCACATTTTG is part of the Drosophila sechellia strain sech25 chromosome 3R, ASM438219v1, whole genome shotgun sequence genome and encodes:
- the LOC6617123 gene encoding RYamide receptor yields the protein MELHNSHRLPGGSDKMYYIAPQQPLLRNENDDYQEGSLVLPDPASLLHNTTALPAGDEGFSNGYGSTTTLSGLQLETYNITVLMNFSCDDYDLLSEDLWSSDYFKGIVYMLYIPIFIFALIGNGTVCYIVISTPRMRTVTNYFIASLAIGDVLMSFFCVPSSFISLFILNYWPFGLALCHFVNYSQAVSVLVSAYTLVAISIDRYIAIMWPLKPRITKRYATYIIGGVWFIALATALPIPIVSGLDIPMTPWHEKCEKYICREMWPSRTQEYYYTLSLFALQFVVPLGVLIFTYTRIAIRVWAKRPPGEAETNRDQRMARSKRKMVKMMLTVVVVFTSCWLPFNILQLLLNDEEFVHWDALPYLWFAFHWLAMSHCCYNPIIYCYMNARFRSGFVQLMHRMPGLRRCCCLNRFLRSGADRMNATSGTGPALPLNRMNTSTTYISARRKPRVRSLRANPLSCVETSPLR